In Lagopus muta isolate bLagMut1 chromosome 6, bLagMut1 primary, whole genome shotgun sequence, one DNA window encodes the following:
- the LOC125694557 gene encoding E2F-associated phosphoprotein yields MSRLQEEDDPYVVEEPSDEERALSSSEDEVDVLLHGTPDQKRKLLRECLTGESESSSEDEFQKEMEAELNTTVRNIEGKWKSPEMGTSSSTGQAGSATTSKYYDDIYFDSDSEDEDKTVVQDVQKKRKHQQRRILTNDELLYDPEEDSRDQEWVDSQRRRYRNQRRVLQPQQTKPSSVPNSDAVLNCPACMTTLCLDCQRHESYKTQYRAMFVMNCFVNKEEILKYRKKIKKRNKKRKHSEETTPVQSNQEEEEVYHPVLCTECSTEVAVMDKDEVFHFFNVLASHS; encoded by the exons ATGAGCCGCCTGCAGGAGGAGGACGACCCGTACGTGGTGGAGGAGCCCAGCGACGAGGAGCGAGCGCTCAGCAG CTCTGAAGATGAGGTGGATGTGCTCTTGCACGGCACTCCGGACCAGAAGCGGAAGCTGTTACGGGAATGCCTGACTGGGGAGAGTGAATCTTCCAGTGAAGATGAGTTCCAGAAGGAGATGGAGGCAGAGCTCAACACCACTGTGAGAAACATAGAAGGCAAATGGAAATCACCAGAAATGG GTACTTCTTCAAGCACTGGGCAGGCTGGATCTGCTACCACTTCAAAATACTATGATGACATTTACTTTGATTCTGATTCAGAAGATGAAGACAAAACAG TTGTGCAAGatgtccagaaaaaaagaaaacatcagcaaCGTCGGATTCTTACCAATGATGAGCTGCTATATGACCCAGAAGAAGACAGTCGAGACCAAGAGTGGGTAGACTCACAGAGGAGGAG ATACCGTAATCAAAGAAGAGTGCTGCAGCCACAACAGACAAAACCTTCATCTGTTCCAAACAGTGATGCTGTTTTAAATTGTCCTGCTTGCATGACAACTTTATGCCTGGACTGTCAGAG ACATGAATCTTACAAAACACAGTACAGGGCAATGTTTGTGATGAACTGCTTTGTTAACAAAGAGgaaattctgaaatacagaaagaagataaagaaaagaaataagaaaaggaagcaCAGCGAGGAAACTACTCCTGTACAGTCAAATCAAGAAGAGGAGGAAGTGTATCATCCAGTATTATGTACTGAATGTTCAACTGAGGTGGCAGTGATGGATAAAGATGAAGTTTTTCACTTCTTCAATGTTCTAGCCAGCCACAGCTAa